In one Rhopalosiphum padi isolate XX-2018 chromosome 3, ASM2088224v1, whole genome shotgun sequence genomic region, the following are encoded:
- the LOC132924827 gene encoding sentrin-specific protease 1-like, translating to MDQQLILDVIELVSSDDENVVGTSLPKISEKMNLGRINYIQSDRQNIIFPGYNREVFAELVNYISNKQKNDKLQCNHSFYCTMENLLRVFNPHLWMADCSMEHYFSLLAKSCTDQLILSLPPVFFKDLIRGGLDKATKSMRATINNLFSYDKVITPTHLEGNHWSLTVVNIKSRSITLYDSIKSSIYEDQINLLVEFLNDAYLKYEKPVDDQRLEWSLNFGESPLQNNTSDCGVFTCTTARHVLMGKPLYYTQEDAPLLRHRITYEILNNVLLPTPHIS from the coding sequence ATGGATCAACAACTTATTTTGGATGTAATTGAGCTTGTTTCCTCCGATGATGAAAATGTTGTTGGAACCAGCCTACctaaaatttctgaaaaaatgaatttagGTAGAATAAATTACATTCAGTCGGatcgtcaaaatattatatttccaggGTACAATAGAGAGGTTTTTGCAGAACTAGTGAATTATATttctaacaaacaaaaaaatgataaactacAATGTAATCATTCTTTTTATTGTACGATGGAAAATTTATTAAGAGTATTTAATCCACATCTATGGATGGCAGATTGTTCAATGGAACATTATTTCAGTCTTTTAGCCAAAAGTTGTACGGATCAATTAATACTCAGCTTACCaccagttttttttaaagatctCATAAGAGGTGGGTTGGACAAAGCTACCAAGTCAATGAGAgccacaataaataatttattttcttacgaTAAGGTGATTACTCCCACACACCTGGAGGGTAATCACTGGTCGTTGACAgtggtaaatattaaaagtcGTAGCATAACTTTATACGATAGTATAAAATCAAGTATTTATGAAGACCAAATTAATTTACTAGTTGAATTTTTGAATGATGCATACCTTAAATATGAGAAGCCGGTTGATGATCAACGATTAGAATGGTCATTAAACTTTGGTGAATCCCCGTTACAAAATAATACGTCTGATTGTGGTGTATTTACATGCACAACTGCCAGACATGTTTTAATGGGAAAACCATTATACTACACCCAGGAAGATGCCCCACTCTTACGACACAGAATCacgtatgaaattttaaataatgtgttgTTACCTACTCCTCATATTTCATAA
- the LOC132924829 gene encoding sentrin-specific protease 1-like, with the protein MSTSLRMEECKSSEYSSALLSSNKQFITTRSKDLNSCHKESRSATDTQDMDQQLILEVIDLVSSDDENVVGTSLPKISEKMNLGRINYIQSDRQNIIFPGVFNPHLWMSDCTMEHYFSLLAKSCTDQLILSLPPVFFKDLVRGGFDKATNSMTATIKNVYAYDKLITPTYLEGNHWTLTVVNIKSRTITLYDSIKSSIYEDQINLLVEFLIESYKKYEKPVDEEQLQWTLDFGDSPLQSNTSDCGVFTCTNARHVLLGKPLYYTQEDAPLLRHRITFEILNNVLLPTPDAP; encoded by the exons ATGTCGACAAGTTTGCGCATGGAAGAATGTAAATCTAGCGAATACTCGTCCGCCCTGTTAAGCTCAAACAAACAGTTCATTACGACCAGATCAAAAGACTTGAACTCGTGCCACAAAGAGTCTAGGTCAGCCAC tgaTACTCAAGATATGGATCAACAACTTATTTTGGAAGTAATTGATCTTGTTTCCTCCGATGATGAAAATGTTGTTGGAACCAGCCTACctaaaatttctgaaaaaatgaatttagGTAGAATAAATTACATTCAGTCGGatcgtcaaaatattatatttccagg AGTATTTAATCCACATCTATGGATGTCGGATTGTACCATGGAACATTATTTCAGTCTTTTAGCCAAAAGTTGTACGGATCAATTAATACTGAGCTTACCACCAGTGTTTTTTAAGGATCTAGTAAGAGGTGGGTTTGACAAAGCTACCAATTCAATGACAgccacaataaaaaatgtatatgcttATGATAAACTTATAACTCCCACATACCTAGAGGGTAATCATTGGACATTGACTGTGGTGAATATTAAGAGTCGTACCATTACTTTATACGATAGTATAAAATCAAGCATATATGaagatcaaattaatttattagttgaatTTTTGATTGagtcatataaaaaatatgagaaGCCGGTTGATGAAGAACAATTACAATGGACATTAGACTTTGGGGATTCTCCATTGCAAAGTAATACGTCTGATTGTGGTGTATTTACATGCACAAATGCCAGACATGTTTTACTGGGAAAACCATTATACTACACCCAGGAAGATGCCCCACTCTTACGACATAGAATCACATTTGAAATCTTAAATAATGTGTTGTTACCTACTCCGGATGCTCCATAA